TCACCAATCACTGTGCCACAGCTTGCCTAATACCCAAAGATGCTTGTTTGTGCTTTATTTCTGGTTTTGAAGAACATTAAACGAAGCCCGTAAGATCACGAGCTTATTTATATGACGCTTGATTTGGTATATGCTAATCTAATTTAAATGGTTTTGATAAGGATCTCTACACTGTCCCTCGAGTCCAACTGGGGCTCCAGTTTTGCGATGTGGTCAGGTCTGACTCATCCAAGTCGATTACATGATCCGCTCGGAGATACGCTCGATCGTGGAACCCGACCCGATAACTCTCGAGACACGTTAAGCTAAAGCAATCTTGCGGTCGCAGCGGACACATTCTAGGGTTTACAAAGGCCTCCCCACCCTCCACCGCCTCCGATCTCACATTCTCGCATCCAACTTGAGGCCTTGGCAGCGGCGGCGGACTCGCAAGCAGAGATGAAGGTGATCGCGGCGTATCTCCTCGCAGTTCTCGGCGGCAACTCTCATCCCTCCGCTGGCGACATCACGTCCATCCTTGAATCAGGTGAGGCCTTGTTCGGTCGCTGGTTCCCTTCTCTTCTTTGAAGCGTCTCAATACTTGTTGGGGTTCACTCGATTGGCTTGGATCTCTGTTGTTGTTTCGCAGTGGGAGCGGAGGTAGACGTGAAGAGGATAAATCTTCTCCTGTCGGAAGTTGAGGGGAAGGACATCACGGAGCTCATCGCCGCCGGAAGGGAGAAGTTCGCCTCGGTCCCGTCGGGAGGCGCCGTGGCGGCCGTCTCGGTCGCCGGCGCTGGTGGTGCTGCTGCGGGCGCTGCCCCGGCCGAGGAGCCGAAGAAGGAGGAGAAGGTCGAGGAGAAGGAGGAATCCGACGACGTGAGCTTCTTAATCCCACTAATTGAGATTAAAACAACAAAAAAGACATCTTTAACTTTTACGgcgattaattattattattattttgttgtgCTGCAGGATATGGGCTTCAGCTTGTTCGATTGAGGGGGTATCGAGTATCTATTTATGCTTAGCTTACTTAAAAATCCTTTGCTTAGATTTAGTCGAGGAAAAGTGGTGTCTTGTTTCCGAATTCCGTCTTATTTAAACTTTTGTGTAAGACTTGAAGAAATATGTCTTGAGTTCACGTAGTGCAACTTTTTCGAAGCCTTTCCCCAATATATTTATCTTATTGCTTCTGTCTTTTACATGTGTGGTTTGTGGAGGTGGGCTTTCTTCAGGAGAGAAGAAGTCCACCTTCTCTTTGCATAGTCTTGGATCAGAACATACATTATTGGTTATTatgcatttttttcttttccttttttaatgTTTAATTTGCTGAGTTTTGTTTTACATCATTGTTGATTGGCCTGTGAATTTACATTTGGATGCTGCTTCAGCTTTCAATTTTTTGTTGATTGGCCTGTgagtttttgttttatatttttgtgTGCACATAAATGTTGCCTCTGATTAGAATTATTATAGTGCACATACCCTAGTATTATGTGCTATATTGTGTCAGCTATATTGTGGTGAAGTCCCTGCTGTCTTTATGCAAAATTCTTGCTAGAGGCAACAAGTGAAGGAAATATAAACCCATAAGGTGGACATGGCCAATTAGATATCCTCCTCTATGACAAGGTGAAAACTTGTTCATTTGAAGTAATTTGCATTTAGCTTCACATCAAGACTGCATAGATCTCACATGTTCTGATGGATATACCAAAAGCAAACTCTTTGAGAACTAGCGATACTAATCACCTGATCCGATGGAAGAACTGACCACTTGGGTGACTTCAAAATTGCTCGAGTCTAATTAAGATAGTGTGTCTATCCACATAAGGCGTGATGACCTCATCATATGAACTTGATTAGCCACTGACTTGGAGTGTCATAATCTGTCGCCTTCGAAATACCTAGTATTGTGTCCTGTTTGATTCGATaagcctgaaatcacatggctaaAAGTTACTTCTTTTGGGTAAGTAATAGAGAGTGTCTGTGATGGTGGAAATCAGTCAGGATCCATAGGTCACCAAAGCATTCACCAAGTACAATGCTTTCTTTTGGGTACAAGAAGTAAACTGCAGGGAAGTTGTCAATCAATAGGCATCAGAGAATCAGGGTTAAATGTCACATGAATGTCTGCAGTGAATCCTTCTAGAATAGTttgctgttatatatatatatatatatatatatatatatatgtatgtatgtagttGATCACACTTGAATGAGGTTAGTTTGACACTGGCAGCATTTGATGATCATAGGGATCGCATTTCATCATCTCAATTTCCTTCTCTCTCTTGTGGGTGTGGCTTCTAGTTATTTTAGTTTCATTAGTCTAATTTGACTACTCTCACttttatatgacagcaatgaAGTTTATTGAACGGAAGATTTCTTTTATGTGTGTTATTATAGGACAAAATATTGTTATAACAATGGAATAGTTGAATCCTATATGCCCACGCAATGTAAGCTTAGTGATAGAACCAGCATGGCTAAGTTGGCTAGCAAATCACTTAATTTGTTTTTGGGGAGGGATGAAATAGCTTATTTTTCAATGTGAAAATTGGTGTGTGTCTATGAATATGGTTGCTGATGTttgaggaagaaaaaggaagcatTATGTTATATGCTTGGCAATATTAAGCTGGTAATTCACTGGAAATCTGGACTCTGTTCTATAACTTTATGCGTCTGTTGATGGCTTCGTAAGAGAGTCACCTCCTGCTGCTGCATGCCGTCTGCAACCTGTGGACACAACTGCAGGTATGCTCTCAACACTTTTGATTAGGACAAGAGGAGGCTTATCCATTTGGTTCCGGAGCCGAGGAAACGAAGGACAAACAGTGGCGTCCTGATGATGTGAAATCTATACATCCACGGAGACACAATGGATATGTCCACCGAAAAGTGCGATTGGATCTGCAAAGCAATCTCAGTGAGCTCCAACGTGTTAAAGTTGTCGGCAACAGCCAAAAGAATTAGATTCCCGTAAAGGTGTGCATCCATAAATGTCGTCAGTCGGCCAAAACCATGGCGATAATGAGAGGATATGCCATTGGATAGTGGATGTCTGCCACAGGTAAATAACTGTGGTATGAAGAGAATATATGCATCACGTTTTTGTATCGAGCTTTAAAAAACTTGCTGGTGGACGACATCCAAGATCGGGAGATGTAGATGCCCTTTTATCTGATGTCTATAATTGCACGCTCAAAGAAGCAGATCAAAACGGAAAGAAACCAGAAGGGAACAGAGTACAGTTTGGGGAAGAAGACGACTGTGGTTCGAGGCAGCAGGTGAAGAAGACATGAATGAGGTCGAGCTCGTTAACAATTCGGCTGGAGGATTGATTGCACGCTACAATCTCATCAAGGCTTTGTACAAAAcaaagagacaattaaagaaaaCAGTACAGAAGTGTGTGTATGGAACTTCGCCTTCCTCGAAAGCTGTTGATAAGGACTGAGGAATCACTTTCCACGTTAACCTTTCAGAAAGTCCAACGCCATTGCAGCCCGCAGACTATCCCCGATCCCTTTTTCATCCCGCTCGCATGAGCACCGAAATCTCCCACGCGTGGCAACAGCATCGCACCAAATTCGATGCCCAAAAGGAAAGAGGacaataggagaggatgaagagcACATCTTGGATGCCCAAACCCAAGGCGATAAAGTCCATGCCAACGACAAAACTCCCCTACAGTCGCCCTTTGTCTTCTCTTCGTATCCTCCACAACGCTAATTCCCCGTTGTTTTCTCGGCCAACTTGCGCTCTGTTCTTAATTCCTTACAGCCGCAAGAATTAAGCCGTAGTGGATCTCATCATGCCAAAAGTATTTGTCGAGCGAttaagatgaaacaagaatatacTTGCCGGAGTCTTAGTTGTACGCAAAAGAGGGCCTTCATGATGGCTTCGCGAGTGTGTTAGTACAAAACCAGTGGACCATCGCCACTTCCAGATCAAAGTAAAACCAATCATTACCCTCCGATTAGTAGTACCTCCATGTATTAGCCAACTGCAGCAAAAATCCCAGAGTGTGGGGCTCAGAGTGCATGGGTTGCAGTGGACCAGGTTTTTTCCCCGTCTTTTTCCTCGGGCTGATGATTGTGTTggatgggaggaggaggaggagatggtgagGAGAGAGATGCGCAGGATCTGGATGAGGAGGTGGAATCTGCAGGCAGACGACAAAGGAGACAGCTTCTGAGCTTGCAAGAGGAGCAAAGCATCGCGTGGAGTGGAAGGGAACAAGTGACTCGGTTTATCCAACAACTTGTTCGAGGAGTATCGCAGACACGGCAAAAGAAGGCATGTGGGGCTGATGTTGTCcgccggtggtggtggtggtggttgtggTAGGCCAAATAATCCACACACAAAAGTGAGAATTCTATATATCTGATATCTGTAcgcatatattattatataaatagaaTTAGTCAAGCTATTATTATCTTAAAGAGTATTTAATGAAATGACTTTGAATTTAGGTGCGAGTATTTCTTAAAAGAATAAATCGATTTTTCTTTTGTTGGTCACTAACTGAATAATTACAAGAgaatcaacaaaaaaataaaatattgttttTCGAACCAAACAATCCAACAaagttttttttaatgatattatatagaatttttttttaaaaaaagtcgATTTTTATTGACATTTGTTTATTTCAAAGTTACATGGTTCTGGTGATCCGGCGGAACAGACTAAGGTGCGGTTTACTTCCGCGTCTGGGACGACGGCCGTCATCGACTCCTCCCGGTGGAACTTGGCTTGCTTAGCGATGAACGCTTCTATCGTCCGCCGGAACTCCTCCGCGTCCTCCACCTCGTCTTCTTCCACGGCCAGCGTCTCCTCCTCTGCTTTCTTCCGCCCGACGTCCGTCTCAGATCGGAGGAGCTCGGACCGCGCCCTTTGCCGCCGCAGCGTCCTCCCCGACCGGCTCCTCCGGAGCGCCCGCGTCTCCACGCACACGGCCTTGTCCTCGAACACTGCATCCTCCGGCGTCGGGGCCGGCTTCGGTGGCGGGAGTGAGTCGGAAATCCGGCGCCGGATCTCGAGGATCTCCTCGTACAGAGCGCCGCCGCCGTCGGAGGCGGCCGAAGCGGGGGAGGGGGAGAGTCGGCCGGActcggcgaggaggaggaggacgatggCGTTGGCGAGGATGAAGACGAATCGGGGGCCGAGGAGAACGGCGGCGAGGCGGCGGAGGAGATCAACGGAGAGGTGGGAGGAGGACCAGGAGAGCAGGAGTGCGGCGGCGGCGAGGCCCTCCAGGCAACGGAACAGCGTGCAGATCCTGCGGAGGCGGCGGAGGCTCCGCCTCGCCGTCTCCTTGTCTGCCGTCACCGCGTCCATGTTGGTGATCGGGCGGTAAAGCGAGTCGCTCGAGTGTTAAGGAGAGAGTGTGCGTGCGTGTGTGTGCGCGAGAAGGGAAGAGCGAGCAACTCGGCCCTTATAAAGACTCGCGACCTGCTCTGCCGTCTCACTCATGAATCTATCTAATCGAAGCAAACAAGTCTTTGgacttccttttcctttttctatGAATAAAAAATTGGATCTGATTTAGTGCAAACTGGTAATGGGCCGACCCATAAATTTGTCTGGTCTTAATTAACAGCCCAATTAACAGCCTAATCCCATCTTAGTGATTAGTTATGTCCCTGCCAACATATGCCCTTTCCTCCATTTCTTAAGGATAGAAGAAGGCATCTACGAACTTTGTGTCACATCCACTGCTGAGTTCTTTTTCGTATTATTTTGGTTACGTAAAGCAATTCCATTCGAAATGGAGGACGAATTGGACGTGCATGCGAAGCGCTGTGCGCGCGCGCGTGCGGTCTTGGGAAACATCTGGAGCGACAAGACGAGCCAAACCACAGGCTCTTCCACCACCCTATCACATCCCGGTAACGTGTCACGAGGTCACTGCCACTTCTGATGGCCCATTGCAGACGTACAACCTCGTAAATAATACATTTCCCTGCGGGGTTCGGAACTCGAGGCGACCGCTCTGTGCGTGCTGAGCTTGAGGGACGACCGGACAAGCAAAGACGGCCTCTTTTGGCACAAAGGTCGGtcagggaaagagaaaagttgCAATGCGCTTTATGACCTTTCACGGCCGCTGTCACCTGTGAAGCCCGTCACGGAGGTGTTGTTATCAATTCCATCTTCTTCCCCccctctgctcctcctcctcctcaacatCGTCCTGCTTTCTCTCTGTAGTCACGTGAGCGAGTCGAAGAAATGATGATTGTAGATAGGGATGATAATTTTGCCCCATGGGCGTGATCAATCACCTACCCGATCACTCGTGCTACGCTGCCGGAGGCACAGGCCCCGAGTGCGACGCCTAGGACGAAGGTCGGCGGGTCCATGCTAAGCGGGGCATTCCATCGAACAGGAGACGAGCATACAAGTGGCAGTCGGGTTTCATCGGACTCTCGAGCAAATTTGATGGAGCCTAGCGGAGAAGGGTTTCCATCGGGCCTTAGCCCATCTTGGTTGCTTGTGGCTTATATGATCGATACACTCTGCTCTTACTGTTCCTTGTGGCACCTCAGTTAAATATTACAATCCATCTTATAATAATAATACCTTACATTTGCTGCAGTAGACTAATCACGTCATGGAAGGTTGACGCAAGACACAGACTACGTTTTAGCATGACCACTATGGACGTCCCACTATTGGCCGCAGAAAAGATTCAAGGATCTACTggaacattctttcttcttctaacGTCAACCATCGGGATAAGCACTCGTCGAATCACCAAAGCTGACGTGTACACAACGTTGATGTCGTTAAGCTCGAAAAAGACACGGAAAGCGACGTCCGATTTCCATCAGCTGGCCTACGCAAAATTATGATTGCAAGAAAACAAGTGATGGGTGTATGGACGTGATTACGATACGGGGAGAGGTACTATTGACGTGGTTGGAAGCATTCGCCATGTGAGTCCCTTGTCACCGCTGGTGGTATAAACCTACACCGATGCACGTATACGTGGACACAGATTCGCATGCAATCTGCAGCGGGATCCGTCAACTTCGATGATGCATGCCACGACACGAAATCTGTGCGTGATGCATCTAACGGAGACATCACGATGCTGATCACTCTAAAATTGAAAGGTGTTTTATATACCCACATAAGAACATCCCGATTGAGCGAATTCAAAGTCTGTTGGAGAAGAATCGATGTGTTGGGGTGTCACAAGACTCTTTCCACACACAGCTGCGGATTTCTTGCGATGTGGAACCGTTCGTCTCATCTGTTTGATCTCGATCGTCCAAATAGTTTGATCAGATTCATCTAAACGGGATCTACGATGACAAATGTATACACAACACACGTAGCAGCCGCTTGAAGAGACGAAAACAACCTCCTCCTCGCTCACATGTTGAGCACCACCGCGCGGCCGTCAGCACTCTCGCCTTTCGCCTGCCTCCCTCCACACTAGCGACCGCCCCCCCTCTCCCTTCGAGAACaacctcggagagagcttcctctGTCACCGAGCTATTCGCATTCCAAGCATCTGGACTGCTTCAACTTGGGTTCCTGAACTCGTACATCTTTTATTCTGATGACTTGAATCCTGGCAATTTCTTCCGTTCCCATAGTGTTTTCAAGTGTTTGGAGTTGGTTCTCAAGGTTTTTAGCTACCTTTGTTTTCC
Above is a genomic segment from Musa acuminata AAA Group cultivar baxijiao chromosome BXJ3-4, Cavendish_Baxijiao_AAA, whole genome shotgun sequence containing:
- the LOC135636259 gene encoding uncharacterized protein LOC135636259, which gives rise to MDAVTADKETARRSLRRLRRICTLFRCLEGLAAAALLLSWSSSHLSVDLLRRLAAVLLGPRFVFILANAIVLLLLAESGRLSPSPASAASDGGGALYEEILEIRRRISDSLPPPKPAPTPEDAVFEDKAVCVETRALRRSRSGRTLRRQRARSELLRSETDVGRKKAEEETLAVEEDEVEDAEEFRRTIEAFIAKQAKFHREESMTAVVPDAEVNRTLVCSAGSPEPCNFEINKCQ
- the LOC135636260 gene encoding large ribosomal subunit protein P2A-like; protein product: MKVIAAYLLAVLGGNSHPSAGDITSILESVGAEVDVKRINLLLSEVEGKDITELIAAGREKFASVPSGGAVAAVSVAGAGGAAAGAAPAEEPKKEEKVEEKEESDDDMGFSLFD